The Coccidioides posadasii str. Silveira chromosome 3, complete sequence genome contains a region encoding:
- a CDS encoding uncharacterized protein (SECRETED:SignalP(1-22)~EggNog:ENOG410PH5J~COG:J) produces the protein MRSLLSSLLAFLSLSASKPNFGFEPHNATIDAVHAALFSGRATCRDIVSLFISQIETYNPQVNAIITLNPTALDTADALDAILRGKRIENGDFMIPTGAHNATIPTSSSSSSAAAAAGLPPLFCIPMLVKDNINTFDMPTTGGSLALSALHPNHDAPVLSHLRRAGAILLAKSNLHELALEGISVSSLGGQTLNPYDLSRTPGGSSGGTGAGLAAGFGVLGLGTDTMNSVRSPASACGVVGMRPGWGLVDTQGVMPASFSQDVVGPMTRGVRDAATLLSVMEGGGVDHLSAALDVDEGRTDGKWLQGMRFGVVETFFNRTVSASSDPDVSAVNTVIESALRKLHDAGATLIPITNSLYNSTDIHATMDLQIYEFQTAMDSYLSSHQRTTSPNIPASLSALYAPGSPFLLLPNQYPQIAHSLHSSPQNISYIARKQRISSLRSAIRSTFSTFSLHALIYPHQTTLAVPLGSPSQRGRNGILAAVTRFPAIALPAGYSPPSENAKEGVPVGMEILGLQGDEGRLLELAERMEGVLGAGGRVPPVLKRKTVREWKRHVGVPEVVPDRKNIPKEYPLGIR, from the coding sequence ATATCGTCTCCCTCTTCATCTCCCAGATAGAAACCTACAACCCCCAAGTGAACGCCATCATCACCCTCAACCCCACCGCATTAGACACCGCCGACGCGCTGGATGCCATTCTACGAGGGAAAAGGATTGAAAATGGGGATTTCATGATACCTACAGGCGCTCACAATGCCACCATTCCtacctcctcctcctcctcctccgcgGCCGCTGCGGCCGGCCTGCCACCCCTCTTTTGCATCCCGATGTTAGTCAAGGACAACATCAACACATTCGACATGCCCACGACCGGTGGCTCCCTTGCCCTTTCCGCTCTCCATCCCAACCACGACGCACCCGTCCTCTCGCACCTGCGACGGGCCGGCGCAATCCTCCTCGCCAAGTCAAACCTGCACGAACTCGCCCTCGAAGGTATCTCCGTCTCCTCGCTGGGCGGGCAGACGCTGAATCCCTATGATCTGTCACGCACGCCGGGTGGCAGTTCGGGCGGGACAGGCGCGGGGTTGGCGGCGGGGTTTGGCGTGCTGGGACTGGGGACAGATACAATGAATTCCGTAAGAAGCCCGGCCAGTGCGTGTGGAGTGGTGGGCATGAGGCCTGGCTGGGGACTTGTAGATACCCAAGGTGTTATGCCAGCGTCATTCAGCCAGGATGTCGTGGGACCGATGACGAGAGGGGTTCGGGATGCTGCAACCTTGCTGAGTGTGATGGAGGGCGGAGGTGTCGATCACTTGTCTGCGGCATTGGACGTGGATGAGGGAAGAACGGATGGGAAGTGGCTGCAGGGCATGCGATTCGGCGTGGTGGAAACGTTCTTCAATCGCACGGTCTCTGCATCTTCCGATCCGGACGTCTCTGCCGTCAACACAGTCATCGAATCCGCCCTTCGCAAGCTCCACGACGCGGGCGCAACTCTCATCCCTATCACCAACTCACTCTACAACTCCACAGACATCCACGCAACCATGGACCTCCAGATCTACGAATTCCAAACCGCTATGGACTCCTACCTCTCTTCCCACCAGCGCACCACCTCTCCAAACATACCCGCCTCCCTCTCTGCCCTCTACGCCCCCGGATCCcctttcctcctcctcccaaaCCAATACCCCCAAATAGCCCACTCCCTCCACTCCTCTCCGCAAAACATCTCCTACATAGCCCGTAAACAGCGCATATCCTCTCTTCGTTCTGCCATCCGGTCTACTTTCTCCACTTTCTCCCTGCATGCACTCATATACCCACACCAAACCACCCTCGCCGTCCCGCTCGGTTCTCCCTCCCAGCGTGGGAGGAATGGCATACTTGCTGCGGTGACGCGGTTTCCTGCCATTGCTTTGCCTGCCGGGTATTCGCCGCCGAGTGAGAATGCCAAGGAAGGGGTGCCCGTTGGGATGGAGATTCTGGGTCTGCAGGGAGACGAAGGGAGGTTGTTGGAGCTGGCGGAGAGAATGGAGGGGGTGCTTGGTGCAGGAGGGAGGGTGCCTCCGGTGTTAAAAAGAAAGACGGTAAGGGAGTGGAAGAGGCATGTGGGAGTTCCGGAGGTTGTGCCTGATAGGAAGAATATTCCAAAGGAGTATCCCCTTGGAATCAGGTAG